A single window of Venturia canescens isolate UGA chromosome 3, ASM1945775v1, whole genome shotgun sequence DNA harbors:
- the Mer gene encoding merlin — MKTMKNKMPPFRRKKSGKSFPVKVCTLDAELEFNLEWRATGRDLFDLVCRTIGLRETWYFGLQYEDSKGFISWLKLDKKVQDQGISQQPTTPFMFLAKFYPEDVAEELVQEVTQHLFFLQVKQAILSMDIYCPPEASVLLASYAVQAKYGDYDEVSYRPGMLASEDLLPQRVIDQYQMTPEMWEDRIKIWYADHRGMSRDEAEMEYLKIAQDLDMYGVNYFPISNKKETDLWLGVTALGLNIYEKENKLAPKTTFTWSEIRHISFDDKKFVIKPVEKSSPNFIFFSQKVRMNKLILDLCIGNHDLFMRRRKPDSMEVQQMKAQAKEEKSRRQIERNKLAREKQLREAAEREKAAMEQRLLQYQEEIRLANEALRRSEETADLLAEKSRVAEEEAMLLSQKASEAEQEITRIRLNNMKTEEEKVHLERKTREAELLTERLVQESERRAAEAEKLKDELLRARIAEKEAKEKLLEFLSRNAYTAAITPVPNLFPSTQVLPSDLQADLQTLQLDAEPLASDLTSYDLIADGDVDQLSLEIEKERVDYWEKSKHLQEQLRELRSEIEVMKVGEKQCELDQLHEEQVRMGENKYSTLKKVKSGSTKARVAFFEEL, encoded by the exons atgaaaacaatgaaaaataaaatgccaCCGTTCAGAAGGAAAAAATCAGGAAAGTCATTTCCTGTCAAGGTTTGCACTTTGGATGCAGAGCTTGAATTTAATTTAGAG tggagAGCAACGGGGAGAGATTTGTTTGATCTAGTTTGTCGTACTATTGGCTTACGGGAAACTTGGTATTTTGGACTTCAGTATGAAGACTCTAAAGGATTCATTTCATGGCTCAAATTGGACAAAAAAG TTCAGGACCAAGGAATTTCTCAACAGCCAACAACCCCTTTCATGTTCTTGGCAAAGTTTTATCCTGAGGACGTAGCAGAAGAATTGGTTCAAGAAGTGAcgcaacatttattttttctacaagTTAAACAAGCCATTCTCTCCATGGATATATATTGCCCTCCAGAGGCATCCGTTCTATTGGCATCTTATGCGGTTCAAGCAAAG TACGGTGACTATGACGAAGTCTCATATCGTCCTGGAATGTTGGCAAGTGAAGATTTATTACCTCAGAGAGTGATCGACCAGTATCAAATGACTCCGGAGATGTGGGAGGACAGGATAAAAATTTGGTATGCAGATCATCGTGGTATGTCACGAGACGAAGCAGAGATGGAGTATCTTAAAATTGCCCAAGACCTTGACATGTACGGTGTCAATTATTTTCCTATAAGT AATAAAAAGGAGACTGACCTTTGGCTTGGTGTAACAGCGCTAGGCTTGAATATCtatgagaaagaaaacaaactGGCTCCGAAAACGACATTCACGTGGTCGGAAATTCGACACATTAGCTTCGACgacaaaaaatttgttatCAAACCAGTGGAAAAATCATCtcccaatttcatttttttctcgcaaaaaGTTCGCATGAACAAACTg ATTTTAGATTTGTGTATTGGTAATCATGATTTGTTCATGAGACGGAGAAAACCTGATTCTATGGAGGTTCAACAAATGAAAGCTCAggcgaaggaagaaaaatccaG GAGACAAATAGAGCGGAATAAATTAGCTAGAGAAAAACAATTGCGAGAAGCAGCTGAGAGAGAAAAGGCTGCCATGGAGCAGCGTTTGTTGCAATACCAGGAAGAAATTCGATTAGCTAACGAAGCTCTG agGAGATCTGAAGAAACTGCGGATCTTCTAGCAGAGAAGAGTCGTGTAGCCGAGGAAGAAGCAATGCTCCTGAGTCAAAAAGCTTCCGAAGCCGAGCAAGAAATAACGCGAATAAGATTGAACAATATGAAaacggaggaagaaaaagttcATCTAGAGCGTAAGACACGCGAAGCAGAATTGTTAACAGAGCGATTGGTGCAGGAGTCGGAGAGGCGCGCTGCCGAAGCAGAAAAACTCAAGGACGAATTGCTGCGCGCTCGCATAGCCGAGAAAGAGGCCAAGGAAAAACTCCTCGAATTTCTCAGCAGGAACGCTTACACAGCTGCCATAACA cCCGTACCGAACCTGTTCCCGTCGACGCAGGTTCTTCCTTCTGACCTGCAGGCAGATTTGCAAACTCTCCAATTGGACGCGGAACCTCTAGCCTCGGATTTAACTTCTTACGACCTCATTGCGGACGGTGACGTGGATCAATTGTCATTGGAGATCGAGAAAGAACGGGTGGATTATTGGGAAAAAAGCAAACATCTGCAGGAACAATTGAGGGAATTACGTTCGGAAATCGAGGTGATGAAAGTCGGGGAAAAACAATGCGAACTCGATCAATTACACGAGGAGCAAGTACGAATGGGTGAAAACAAGTACAGTACATTGAAGAAAGTCAAATCCGGCTCTACCAAAGCACGAGTTGCGTTCTTCGAAGAATTGTGA
- the pyd3 gene encoding beta-ureidopropionase, which yields MQRSSLEEILEQHLPDAELREVKRILFGREIESLTLPEGTPEENFEVKGWRIKSAITEQIRAPRIVRVGIIQHSSVLPTDRPIKEQRDAIHEKIHKYVEHAASCGVNIVCLQEAWTMPFAFCTREKYPWCEFAEDVETGPSTALLSKLAKKYKMIIISPILERDSKNGDTIWNTSVVISESGQVLGKHRKNHIPRVGDFNESTYYMEGNTGHPVFETCYGRIAINICYGRHHPLNWAMFGINGAEIVFNPSATIGALSEPLWPIEARCAAVANSYFTCAINRVGTEIFPREFTSGNGEPAHRDFGHFYGSSYITAPDGTRTPGLSRHKDGLLVADLDLNSCRQTKDIWGFRMTQRLDMYAKELAKATQPDFEPQIIKK from the exons ATGCAGCGCTCGAGTCTCGAAGAAATTTTAGAACAACATTTGCCCGATGCAGAATTACGCGAAGTGAAGCGGATTTTGTTTGGCCGAGAAATCGA GAGTTTGACTTTGCCAGAAGGGACcccagaagaaaattttgaggtCAAAGGATGGAGGATAAAATCTGCTATCACCGAACAAATTCGTGCTCCTCGCATTGTCCGGGTTGGAATCATTCAACATTCTTCTGTACTGCCAACGGATAGACCAATTAAAGAACAAAGGGATGCGATACATGAGAAAATACACAAATATGTTGAGCATGCAGCCAGTTGCGGAGTCAACATTGTTTGTCTCCAGGAAGCATGGA CTATGCCTTTTGCATTTTGCACTAGAGAGAAATATCCATGGTGCGAATTCGCAGAGGATGTGGAAACCGGACCTTCGACCGCACTATTGTCCAAGCTGgcaaaaaaatacaagatGATCATCATTTCACCAATACTTGAAAGAGATTCAAAGAACGGAGACACTATTTGGAACACCAGTGTTGTTATATCAGAGAGTGGCCAAGTTTTGGGTAAACacagaaaaaatcatataccTCGTGTGGGAGATTTCAATGAATCGACTTATTACATGGAGGGTAACACGGGTCACCCAGTATTTGAAACCTGCTACGGACGCATCGCCATAAACATTTGTTACGGAAGACATCATCCGTTGAATTGGGCAATGTTTGGCATCAATGGAGCAGAA ATTGTATTTAATCCTTCAGCAACAATCGGAGCCCTATCCGAGCCCTTGTGGCCGATCGAAGCACGTTGTGCAGCTGTAGCGAACAGTTACTTCACTTGTGCTATTAATCGTGTCGGAACGGAAATATTTCCCCGAGAATTTACTTCGGGCAATGGCGAACCGGCTCATCGTGATTTTGGGCATTTCTATGGCTCGAGTTATATCACCGCTCCGGATGGAACTCGCACCCCGGGCCTCAGTCGTCACAAAGATGGTCTTCTCGTAGCCGATCTCGATCTCAATTCTTGTCGTCAGACTAAAGACATTTGGGGTTTTCGG atgACTCAGAGATTGGATATGTACGCGAAAGAATTGGCGAAAGCCACTCAGCCGGATTTTGAGCCTCAAATAATCAAAAAGTAA
- the Br140 gene encoding peregrin — MNTPHSNKKKRNRIGGHNDSTASGNGEVLSPQDLSRFVLVTPAEEDGNKQLRLGINDSLSVMSSSEYETNNKINSHKGTNAAAEREKEDKAILSTLPIATVKHLDGYESQIGEAESLPNSYVRFMERSGEELDGEVEYDLDEEDSAWLSIVNERRLASGLTPPMEPDTFELLMDRLEKESYFQQQSNGGGGIAADEDAVCCICMDGECQNSNAILFCDMCNLAVHQDCYGVPYIPEGQWLCRRCLQSPSRAVDCVLCPNRGGAFKQTDRPATWAHVVCALWIPEVRFANTVFLEPIDSIESIPAARWRLTCCVCKQRGAGACIQCHKSNCYAAFHVTCAQQAGLCMRMRTVQPANGEPMLVQKTAYCETHAPPDFQPSTNPAEARRRAIANKKSSSAPVISIPTIPPERIREIANLAEGLPKRSQLIQRLIAYWTLKRQNRNGVPLLRRLQSSHPHSRPPAIGDHSSPPPDGELRGELYRQLKYWQCLRQDLERARLLCELVRKREKLKKELFKVKEKCMWFELRPLESILRTLLEAFKAKDTNDVFGQPVNTEEVPDYLDIVTHPMDLSTMEAKLERQEYESLSAFEADFNLMVNNCLAYNRKDTMFYRAGLKMREQGGSLFEQARKDYPELDPPVEIETPAITKSRKRERNSRNRTESESQTGEREIPSTGVNRRTAVLFTRKARARASRSGQNQSLENDQKKQGDSFRIYRSGGMDSDIGEAESQSSTCSSCSTSVSTSPEPEEPPDDPLDDDDENEDEDDEEEDDDEPPSHVLKKSKDLEEPKVDEGEIGLEALQLVWAKCRGYPWYPALIIDPNTPRGTVHKGVPIPAPPDDVLALAVNYKEPVFLVLFFDTKRTWQWLPGEKLEKLGVSQALDESKLIESRKPTDRKAVKKAYQEALHYRKQTHNTALAALTAS; from the exons ATGAACACTCcacattcgaataaaaaaaaacgcaacaGAATTGGAGGACATAATGATTCAACGGCGTCTGGGAATGGCGAAGTTTTGAGCCCTCAAGATCTTTCCCGCTTTGTTTTG gTAACACCTGCTGAAGAAGACGGCAACAAACAATTGCGCTTGGGAATCAATGACAGTCTGTCCGTAATGTCCTCAAGCGAATATGAgactaataataaaattaatagcCACAAAGGGACCAATGCAGCagcggaaagagaaaaagaagataaaGCCATTCTCAGTACGCTTCCTATCGCAACGGTCAAACATTTGGATGGTTACGAAAGTCAAATAGGTGAAGCAGAATCGCTTCCCAATTCTTACGTTAGGTTTATGGAGCGGAGTGGTGAAGAACTTGATG GTGAAGTTGAGTATGATTTGGACGAGGAAGATTCGGCCTGGTTGTCGATCGTAAACGAGCGTAGATTAGCGTCAGGATTAACGCCACCAATGGAGCCTGATACGTTCGAGTTATTGATGGATCGTTTGGAGAAGGAATCATATTTTCAGCAGCAAAGCAACGGTGGCGGTGGAATAGCTGCGGACGAGGACGCGGTTTGTTGTATCTGTATGGACGGAGAGTGTCAAAACAGTAATGCAATATTATTTTGCGACATGTGTAATTTGGCGGTGCATCAAGATTGTTACGGTGTACCATATATACCGGAAGGACAGTGGCTTTGCCGTAGATGCCTTCAGAGTCCATCGAGAGCGGTGGATTGCGTGTTATGTCCGAATCGGGGTGGTGCCTTCAAGCAAACGGATCGGCCAGCTACATGGGCACATGTAGTTTGTGCCCTTTGGATTCCGGAAGTTCGTTTTGCTAATACCGTATTTCTCGAGCCGATTGACAGTATCGAAAGTATTCCAGCTGCACGCTGGCGTTTAACTTGCTGCGTTTGTAAGCAAAGAGGGGCTGGAGCTTGTATACAATGTCACAAGAGCAATTGTTACGCCGCTTTTCACGTAACTTGTGCTCAGCAAGCAGGACTTTGTATGCGAATGAGAACCGTACAACCTGCCAACGGTGAACCAATGCTCGTACAAAAAACAGCCTATTGCGAAACTCACGCACCTCCCGATTTTCAACCTTCCACTAATCCGGCTGAAGCTCGTAGACGCGCAATCGCCAACAAAAAAAGCTCCTCCGCTCCTGTTATCTCCATTCCCACGATCCCACCCGAACGCATTCGCGAAATTGCCAACCTCGCCGAAGGCCTACCCAAACGCAGTCAACTCATTCAGCGTCTCATCGCCTACTGGACGTTGAAACGTCAAAATCGTAACGGCGTGCCACTTTTGAGGAGACTACAGAGTTCTCATCCACATTCCCGACCACCCGCCATCGGTGATCACTCCTCACCGCCCCCCGATGGCGAATTACGAGGAGAACTCTATCGTCAGCTCAAATACTGGCAATGCCTCAGACAGGATCTCGAACGTGCGAGGTTGCTGTGCGAGCTCGTACGTAAACGAGAAAAACTCAAGAAAGAACTTTTCAAAGt gaaagaaaaatgtatgtGGTTCGAACTGAGACCTCTTGAAAGTATTCTGAGAACACTGCTCGAGGCTTTCAAAGCGAAAGACACAAATGATGTATTTGGACAGCCTGTAAACACCGAAGAAGTTCCAGATTATCTTGATATCGTTACACATCCAATGGACCTGTCGACAATGGAG GCTAAACTGGAGAGACAAGAATACGAGAGTCTAAGCGCATTCGAGGCGGACTTTAATCTGATGGTGAACAATTGTTTGGCGTATAATAGAAAAGATACAATGTTTTATCGGGCTGGATTGAAAATGCGCGAACAAGGAGGTTCGTTATTCGAGCAAGCGCGAAAGGATTATCCGGAGCTGGATCCACCGGTGGAAATAGAAACTCCAGCGATTACAAAATCCCGAAAAAGGGAAAGAAATAGTCGTAATCGTACAGAATCGGAATCCCAAACGGGGGAACGCGAGATTCCATCGACAGGCGTTAACCGTAGAACAGCTGTTTTATTTACGCGTAAAGCTCGTGCTCGAGCAAGCAGAAGTGGACAGAATCAGAGTTTGGAAAATGATCAGAAAAAACAGGGTGACAGTTTTAGGATCTATAG gaGTGGTGGTATGGACAGTGACATTGGTGAGGCAGAAAGTCAGTCGTCGACTTGTAGCAGTTGTTCGACGAGTGTATCGACGAGTCCTGAACCAGAAGAACCACCGGACGATCCACTCGATGATGACGATGAAAACGAGGATGAGGACGATGAAGAGGAAGACGATGACGAGCCACCCTCACAcgtgttgaaaaaatcaaaagatcTTGAAGAACCTAAAGTCGACGAAGGTGAAATAGGTCTCGAGGCTCTCCAGCTAGTTTGGGCAAAATGTCGAGGATACCCTTGGTATCCTGCACTAATCATAGATCCAAACACCCCTCGAGGAACAGTCCACAAAGGTGTTCCAATTCCAGCTCCACCTGATGATGTTCTCGCACTTGCTGTTAATTACAAAGAGCCAGTTTTTCTTGTTCTTTTCTTCGATACAAAACGAACCTG gCAATGGTTGCCTggtgaaaaattggagaaactGGGAGTTTCACAAGCTCTGGACGAATCAAAATTGATCGAATCTCGAAAGCCAACAGATCGAAAAGCTGTAAAGAAAGCTTACCAAGAGGCACTGCATTATCGAAAACAAACGCACAATACGGCACTCGCTGCATTGACAGCGAGTTGA